The sequence ttataAATCACTTTCACACTTGTTTGTTTGCGGGTTCAATTGCGAGGGCCTGTAACCTTAGCTGGGACAATAAAGTGGAGGTTGTGAGTGCTTGTTTTGCACTCGAGCCCCATCACAAATCGTCGCTCTTCGATTGTTTATGCAAGAAATCGTCTGTTTTCTTTACGGGTGagcatttaaatttttttaatcttctTTTGTCTTCCACCCCATAAAATGAACTTTTCCAAGAATCCTTCTCGAAATCGTGAGTCTCGTATTTGAATTAttagttttttaattttaaatttaaatactcaaaatttgttgtttgattttggTGAAAAGTGATAGATTTTGTTTAGGTCGGGGGGAGAAGATTGAATGTGTTAAAGCGATGTATTTAATTCAAGTTAGGGAGGAGAAAGATGGAATGTATAAATTTAATCTTGCTTGAGCTAGTATGGATGTTGAGTGCTGTCAATTTCTCACTTAAAATTATATTGAACTCGATTCAGCTTTTGATCTTTTTAGGTGTTGTCCTTGCCCATTCATGGTTCCTGTTCTGGAAGAGGTGGTCTCTTTAATGAAAGATAAGACCCAAGTGGTGAAGATGACTTGAATGCAATCAAAGAAGGGATATACGAAGATTCGGCTAAGCTCCAAGTTATCCCGATTGTGGGGATGGGAGGAATCGGGAAGACGACTCTAGCCAGAAGAGCTTACAAGGATTCGCTCTTTGCTCACCACTTTGACATCTGTGCGTGGATTACAGTGTCTGCAGAGTATGAAAGAAGAAAGATTCTTGCGGAGCTTCTTCAATCTTTCAAGAAATACAACGATGATTATGGTGATGAAAGACGTGGGGGAGGAGTATTTGGATGATCTTGTGAATCGAAGTTTGATCCTTGCGAGCGAGAAAGAACTGTATGGGAAGCTCAAAAAAGTTGGAATTCATGATCTGTTGAGGGATGTCTGTATAACAAAAGCTATAGAAGAAGGGTTTCTGTATGAAGTCTCGAAAAAACGAAAACTGCTAAACAAAGATGTGAAGAATCCAAATTGCCGTCTCAGTATTCATTATTCACAGAGTCATCAGGAAAAACGAATACAAAATCAAAGTGTACGTTCAGTTCTAGTTTTCACTGATAGATATGTGAACACAAGATTATTTGTGTGAAATCATCCCCCAATGGTTTTCCTATCTCAATGTCCAAACTTCCCAATCTCGAGACTATAATTGCTATTGAAACTTACGTCGGATGGAGTCGTTTATCCCCCGTGCCCTATGAAATCTGGGGCATGCCGCAGTTGAGGCATTTGATCATGGGCAAGCATTTTCGTTTATCATATCCCTCTAACATAGGAATGAGTGGTGAAAGTGATCTACGAACACTTGAGACAGTGGTTGATTTCACATTCACCGAAGATGTAGTGAAAGTACTACCTGTGAATCTCAGCAAATTGAGGGTGAAATATGATATGAAGCACCATCATAATTGGGATGATTTTAAGCTCGAAAATCTTTTCCATCTGCGAAATCTCAAAGAATTGCATGTTTCGGTGAACAACTTGCCTGACAGTAGCCACTCCATAACATGGAACCATGCATTCCCAATCAGTTTGAAGATGCTCACTCTACAAGGAGTTCCTTTCCTTTGGGAAAACATGACCATAATCGGGTCACTCCCGAATCTTGAAGTGCTCCGGATGACCAAAATCGCAGGCACCGGAGGTTCCAAATGGACTCCTGTGAAAGGCCAATTTCTTTGTCTCAAGCACTTACATTCTTCCTTAGATCGTCTGGTGAGTTGGGAAGCGGAGAAAGTGCACTTCCCAAGCCTTGAAAGCTTGATTCTTTGGGAAGTATATTCTATCGACGAGATCCCCTGTGGTATAGGAGAGATAGATTCACTTCAACGCATTGAACTGTTCAGCTGTTATAAATCATTAGTGGATTCAGCAGAGCGAATTCAGGAGCAGCAACACGAAAATGGAAACGAAGCTTTTCGAGTTCTTGTCCATAATTCCAAAGATTACAAGTCTGGTTTGTCAAGTGAATTCCCGATTTACAAGCGCATGGGCTGGGAAGATCTTCTCCGTGCTCCATAAAATTACCATTATCATTCATGATCATTCATGTTATGTGTACTATTTCTGTTAGCTTATTTAGAGTGGGCGTGTCATTTGCATTGTGAAAGTTGAATATTTTCCTCTGCTGTCTCTATTTTAAGTACTTCAAAGTATATATGTTATAGAGTATTCAGTATTCCCATATTGTGTagccatatatatatgtaagacACATGATGCCCAACAGAGACTGTCCTTTTGCATGAAAATGGAAACGACGCTTTCCAAGTTCTCGTCCATCATACTAAAGATTACAAGTTTGATCCCACAAGTGAATTCAACATTTACAAGCGGAAGAGCTTCTCCTTCCTGCATAAAATCATTGTCGTTCATTGTTTTTGTCTGTTAGTTAAGTTTCTATGTTATATTGGATTCTTAGGCCGCGGCTCTGTGAactaaaattttgaaacatgttagGAGTAGTTTCTACTGGCAACATACATATATCATGGAACCAGCTAGGATTTTGGGAAaatattttggaaaatataaAACTCAGCAGATACATACATATATCATGGAACatacatatttatttgtttaaaataatCTAATTTTAATTAGTTAATATGCTACTCCTTCGGTCTCAATTATATAggtcacatttttttttatctgtgTCAAATATATAGACTTCAactatatttaataatatttttatatttcttttTACTAATATATCTCTATTAAAATTACACTTTGAAAATGAGCAAtcattttttgaataaattaaatagggataaagtGGAAAGTttgtatataatttatttttcaaatgatttttcttaatATGTGTGAAAAACCAGGACTATATAATCGAGAAATCGGATGAAAGTATATAACAATGAAATCTGTAAAAAGATTATACATACCAtgcaatttttaaatttattatataaatttcttaaagtaatatttttttaattagtaatttaaattagttaattgtttaaatcaatatcattataaaaattaattaaatataattaatgtattgatatttaattaagttaataaaTATTTGTGGAATAAATTATtagttgtaaataaaataatagagaATATTTCTTTTAGTGTAGTGATTAGATAATTGGTtccttcacaaaaaaaaaaaaaaaaaaaaacgtaatCAATTAAGATGACCTTAGATTACATGCATGCATCCAACCAGGCAACCACCCTACGAAcgaaaatctaaatttttataACTTGCTGCCCAGGCAAATATATGTGGTATCCTTAACaaacaagaataaaaaataaatatatcgcCTCTAAACCAGAACCTGAAACGATGGAGAAAGTCtccatttaatattttaaaaaaatcctcaCATGCTAGATGATTACTTAATTAAATAGGTTAATCGACAATGTTTTAAatccttaattatttttattcatttgctaataataattaaacaaaactaCATCAACTtgactaataaataaataaatagtacATAACGTAGTTAATTAATGGTAGAGCATGTGAACTTTTGACGAATGAACTTATCTAATTTGGTTTAATTTGGCTAGTGTGGTGTCCATGAGTTTACCAAAAAAATAATGTGTATGGGCTCTTTTgttaaacaaaaaaacaaaataaaaataaaaatagtacattacttaaataaaataaaataacacatAAGCCAGCTGCTGTTTGTTCGCCACATGCAAAATGATCGATTAAGTGATACAAATTCATGCATTCCAACGTCTCTCTCATTTGTATATATGCCCCTTCATCTATCTTTGTCTCCCATGGCCGTTTACGCTGCGCTTCTTTCCCTTGCTCGATCGCTACACCAGATTCTGCATTTCGAAAAGTACAAAGAAAAAAATGTCTCCCTCCATGAAAAGGTTCATTTTATCCTCACTTTCCTCGAGGATTATTCCGACAAGTACAGCGGAGCTATAGCTCTTTTGGGAGATGAAATCCGAAGAGCTGCGTATGAAGCTCAAGATTTCATGGAATCGTATCTGTGTTCGATATCAGCAAATTATAGTTCGTCGGAGAAGATGGCATTGGATCAAGATTTAAACATAGCTGTTGAAAGGATTCATTTTATATGGGAAGAGGTGGTGAAGATGAAGAACAGAGACGCTGCGGATCAAGATCTTCGTTCCAGAACTCATTCCTCTCCTGTTGATGATCATTCATCCACAGTCCCCAAGAAAATGGTGGTGGGTTTTGATGATGAATTGGATGCAATCAAAGAACAGTTATACGAAGGTCCAACTAAGCTCCAGATCATCCCAATTGTCGGGATGGGAGGAATTGGGAAGACGACTCTGGCTAGAAAAGCTTACGAGGATTCACTTCTTGCTCAACATTTCGACGTCTGCGCTTGGGTCACGGTGTCTAGTGAATATCAACGAAGAGGGATTCTTTTACAGCTTCTTCTATCTTTTGAGAAACTTTCCACTCATCATGATGAACTATCCCGTGCAAGCGATGCCCAATTAGCAAAACTAGTTTACCAAAATCTCGTGGGTAGGCGATATCTCATTGTGATCGATGATATATGGAGTACCAAGGCTTGGGATGATTTGAAGCTGAATTTTCCGAACGATGGTAGTACAAGTCGGATCTTGCTTACTACTAGGCTTTCTGATATTGCTATTCATGCTGCAGGATCTTCTTGTACTTGGTTCCACCAAATGAATGTTTTGAACGAAGATCAAAGCTGGAAGCTACTTAAGGAAAGGATATTCGGGCAAGAGTCGTGTCCTCTTCAACTGATGGAAATTGGGAAGAAGATTGCAAGAAATTGCAGGGGACTTCCGCTTACCATCGTGGTGGTTGCAGGATTACTCCTGTCTTCCGGCAACCTGACAAAAGAAGAAACTTGGGAAAATATCTCGGAAAACATTAGTTCAAAGGAACCCACAATTGAGCTGCAATGCTCAAAGATCTTATGTCTGAGTTATGATCAGTTACCTCTTCGATTAAAGCCATGTTTCCTCTACATCGCAGCTTTTCCAGAAGATTCTCAAATCGATGTTTCTAAGCTAATCAAGTTGTGGGTGGCGGAGGGGTTTCTTAAACCAAGTGATCACTCCAAGTGCTTGGAAGATGTGGGAGAAAGTTATTTGGAGGATCTTGTGAACAGAAGTTTGCTCTTAGTGAGCCAAAAAGGACCAGATGGAAAACTCGAAATTGTTGGGATCCATGACATGTTGAGGGATATTTGCATAAAAAAAGCTGACGAAGAGAGGTTTCTTTCTCTTGTTTCATCCAAATGGAATGCCATAAAAGAATTCTTAGAGAATCGAAATCGTCGCCTCAGAATTCATTGCAAGCACGACTTCCAGGAATGGATGATACCAGTTTCAAGCATACGTTCTGTTCTACTTTTCTCTGATAGGTATTATACGACAAGATTATTCATATATTGTAGGCGCCTCAGTATCTTGGATGCACCAGAAGCAACTTGGCCGAATTTCTCTGATATAATCTCAACATTCGTCAACTTAAGGTACATTGCTTTTAGATTAGACGAGACGTCGTGCCCCCATGGATTTCCTGCCTCAATATCTAGACTTCCCAATCTTGAGACAATCATTGCTCATATATTTAACATCAGACGATTGCGAATACCCTGTGAAATTTTGGAGATGCCCAAGTTAAGACATCTGATCACGAATGCCCCGGTTCGTTTATCTTTCGCCTCTAACAGAAGCCCTGTTGTACTTCACCAGAGTGATCTACAAACACTTGAGACTGTGGTCAATTACAGATTCACAGAAGAGGCCATTAAACTAGTTGTGAATCTAAAGAAACTGAAAGTTGTTTTTGCCACGCCGAAAGGCGGTTGGGACGACTTAAATCTCGACAATCTTTTTCGTCTACAAAACCTCCAGGAGTTACAAGTCTCTGTCAGCAGTAATCCCTCAATGACATGGAACCATGCTTTTCCAGCGAGTCTTGTAAAGTTAACTCTCAACGGAATTCCTTTGCCTTGGGAAAGAATGGACATAATCGGGTCGCTCCCAAATCTACAAGTGCTTGAGGTGATCGACACTCCAGGCGCTGATGCTTCTGAGTGGACCCCAGTGGAAGGTCAATTTCTTCGACTCAAGTACTTTTTTTCTACGTTGGATTATTTGGTGAAGTGGGAAGTGGAAAAAGAGCACTTCCCTAGCCTTGAAAGCTTGATTCTCAAGCATGCACTGTGGATTGATGAAATCCCTTGTGGTGTAGGAGAAATGGATTCACTTCAACTCATTGAATTACAGAACTGCACAGAGTCATTAGTGAATTCAGCCAAAGAAATAGAGCAGCAACATCATGAGAATGGAAATGATTCTTTCCAAGTTCGTGTCGTTAAggttttgttttgaataattatTATGGTAGCATTTGAAAGAGGGGttgcaagaatttgaattttttttatatcgaAGATATTTGGTTTCGACTATTGATCCAAATGTACTGGGAAGGGGATTCGCTACCATGTAATTGACATTTTAACTTGATTTTAATTCTGTAAGAATCTGAATTTGGTGGGATTCGCTACCATGTAATTGACATTTTAACTTGATTTTAATTCTGTAAGAATCTGAATTTGGTCTTCAATTCATGTTATTCAAAGACGCGGTTAcacattatatttaaaattacaaaattaccCCAAAATACACATTGGTTGGTTGTGCTGCCGCGGAATATTTTTGGAATCTgacaaaatatttatcaaattagCCAACAATTTTATAAAGTTGAGTAATTGTATAGCAAAAAAGACAAAAAGAGCCCACGTAAAGTATTTGTGGCAATTTTAATGGGTGCACGCatgcatatataaaaataaccagAAATTCTACGTTAAATTGCAACCAACAATAAACTGTTGAAATTGAATGATGGCTTTCACCGATCCTAAACTTACTCTCTCAAACTTTTATCTGTCTATAGTTGTCATATGATCGGTTCGCACGATCGCGGTCCTTGTTTCTTGAAGGTATGGCAAAAACAGTAAATTTGGATCAACCATGTCAATTAAGCCCACTGGCAATTAAATTTCTAGCTTCAGTACAAAGTGTATCTGGATTGTTTCCTACTATAGACGGGTGAACGATAATTTTCAATGATCCTGGATTCAACCTACCCTCAAATCCTGGGGGCATGATTTCACCTGTTCCAATCAGGCTAATTGGAACAATGGGTACTCCAGTCTTTGCCGCAACGCTGAATGCACCTTTctacataaataaatcattggCGCAATACCACACACGTGAGAGAAACAAACATAACCAATTTTAGAGAGTACACAATGATTGTTGATATAACAATCATGGTATGGCAGGTCGACATGCCAAAAATTGATCAAAAGTTATAATTCCATATATGCTTTTGAATCTTTTATCATCAGTATCTTCCCCTTGGTCAAGAATATACTGTGAATTTTATGACAAGTTCGAGAAATGAACATACTTCAGAACATTAATTGTTTTCAAGGTTGTTCATTAGGGAAGAATTAGAATTTGTGAAATTTGTATTATTTGAACTCAACTGTTTTTCCACCTCTAGGATTTGACAATGTATGGTTCCTATAAATGTATATGAGGCCTGTGAAAAACAATTTCATCAAACATATAACAATTgaaatttttcacaacaatttaGAGCCCAGATGCCCAAGTTTAAGTAACAATCTTAGCAAATAACTCAAGGCAGGGCAATAAATTTACCTTGAAAGGACCTAATTTCCCATCTTTACTTCGAGTGCCCTCAGGGAAGAAGAAAACTGATGCTCCCTTCTTGATAAGGGCCATGCATTGCTTAAGGCAGTCCTAAGTTCAACAAATGAACAAAAATAAAGTTGCTTGAGTGTAAAGGAGAGTCGATAGATGTATTGAAAGATgccaaaaataacttaaaaggAGGAGGATATCTCCAATTTCATAAATCAGTAGATGATTTCTGTTAGTCATTAGTCATTCAACAATTAACAGACTTCTTATAACATGAAATAAGATTTTGAGAAGACCCGTACAAACTGACTCTTGCTATCCATGCGCTTCAGAGGAATGACACCGAGCAGAAACATGGCCCATCCGATAATTGGATAGAGAAAAACTGAAGTTTTGCTGATGAATTTGAAACATTTCCCAAGAGTAAGAAGAGCATATATGTCTAAAAAGCTTTGGTGATTGGAAACATATACAGCAGGGGTATCTGTTGCAGGCAGATTCTCCAATCCTTCATACTCAATCTTGACAAAGGGCGCAACAGTAAGAAATGCCCATGTTTTGGCAACCAGATAATGCACTTTTCTACGGTATCGGTCGAACATGAGCACGAAAGGATGCTCGAGGAACATAGGCACGAACAAAATGATTGCAGCAAACGCTGTAATAGCGTAAAAGCAAATTCCTCTGACCTTTGAATTCGACCAAATCTCTAAATCAAAGGTTATAAAGAGAAGCGGTGAGGATAAGAGAGGATAATTTATAAATTCAATTGAAACTTAAAAGGACTAGTAGAGCACCTGAAAATGCATGCATGTCTTGAGTGGATCCAGTCCCTGCTAGTTCAGATCTAACAACTACGTCTCTCGACAATTTGTCCCATCTCTGACAAGCACAACCATTACACATTATACTGGAGCCTGGTTCATCATACAGAGAGCTCTGAGGTGGATGAAAGGTTcttctcaaatcaaatctcgcTTCATGTGGAAGACAACCTGCATGTGAGAACATGGACataatacaaattaaaaaaatatccaGTTTACATTTTATCAGATGTCAGAACCAACAGCGAAGAGACTCAAAATCAGTTACTGTTAACATTCTATCAGAACCAACAGTTAACAGACTCATGATCTCTAACAGTACAGCCAAATAAAAGTGAAATGGATGTTGTCCTCATAACCTTATGTATTGATAATGCAAATAGAGCTAAATGGTGTGGCATGTAGCGACAAATTGAAAACTTTGTTCTGACTTCTGCGCAAAAGTTATTTagcataaaaattcttaaaacaGACCTAACATAAATACTTTCTGTTTATCAACTGATTAATAAAACATTTGACACATAATACATTGATGGCCAACCATCGATCTAATTTCTTGCTGAAAATCTATTCACTTTTTTTAAATAAGGTAAGTCCATATTCAAGAAGACAAGCACAATAACAGAACGTGAATGCAACAACAAGACGTTATTTGTAACAAGTAGTTTTACTGGTTGGTTAATTGGTCACATTTTGTTCCATAAATATTGGAAGAGAAACAGAACAGTGAAAAAAAGACTATTTTCAGAATTCTTCAGCAGAATCTACGGTTTTTCACAGTTCAAATGTGTTGAATGATCAGATGATACTTTGTTCCTACAATGAAACCCTCTTTAAGaaggatcagcaacattatgcCTCAAGACCGAAAAACACCATTCAAGAAGCTAacaaaaaacatataaattGAACATCAACTCACAATTACTTGAAAATCTCTGATTTGGTCGTTTACTAAGACGAATGCGTCCGAAGCAAGATCCATGACCAGAGCCCAACTGCTTGCATCAATATCCAGCAACATTAAAATGGCATAATGTTGGAAGGTATAAGAAAAATAACACTAATTAGCATATTTGTCCCTAGGATGCCTGCCAATACATGATCAATCCTTACACGCACTCCTTAACACTCAAATACGTATGCGAGCTATGTGCAACATTTTTTTCTCGGCATGCCGATTCCCGATTCCATTACTATGACTAGTAGCTTAACTCCTTCATTCTGtgcaaatcaaataaaatagcAGATAACTGGTAAAAAGAATCACAAAAAGCATCTGGATCTTTACGTAAATCTACTAGTGAACGTGCAATATTATAAAGCCTGATACACCGCTGATTAACCACTCAACAAGCTATGAGCCTGCAACCAAGAAAATCTCATCAAATTCATCAAAGCCGCGTGATTGTCTCTTTCCCCCACAAGAAACATAATAACATAGAAAGATACGGTGAGAAACAATCAAGGATGGAAATCATCATTCCAACAGTTGATTAACAACAAATTTCTTCTGTAACCAAAATATCTAATCTAAAGAATCTAAAGAAAAGTTCAAAAGTAGAACTCATACTAATCAAACACGAATAAACCAATACAAGAGAGAAGTTGGGAACTTACTGATCGACTAGGAGCAAAGAACCCATGTACTCTTTTGGctacaaaatcaagaaaaaaaaataattcc comes from Henckelia pumila isolate YLH828 chromosome 4, ASM3356847v2, whole genome shotgun sequence and encodes:
- the LOC140867509 gene encoding putative late blight resistance protein homolog R1A-3 produces the protein MSKLPNLETIIAIETYVGWSRLSPVPYEIWGMPQLRHLIMGKHFRLSYPSNIGMSGESDLRTLETVVDFTFTEDVVKVLPVNLSKLRVKYDMKHHHNWDDFKLENLFHLRNLKELHVSVNNLPDSSHSITWNHAFPISLKMLTLQGVPFLWENMTIIGSLPNLEVLRMTKIAGTGGSKWTPVKGQFLCLKHLHSSLDRLVSWEAEKVHFPSLESLILWEVYSIDEIPCGIGEIDSLQRIELFSCYKSLVDSAERIQEQQHENGNEAFRVLVHNSKDYKSGLSSEFPIYKRMGWEDLLRAP
- the LOC140862926 gene encoding 1-acyl-sn-glycerol-3-phosphate acyltransferase BAT2, chloroplastic-like isoform X1: MELSLQLSRIHFPTVSSSPLHPSKRVHGFFAPSRSLGSGHGSCFGRIRLSKRPNQRFSSNCCLPHEARFDLRRTFHPPQSSLYDEPGSSIMCNGCACQRWDKLSRDVVVRSELAGTGSTQDMHAFSEIWSNSKVRGICFYAITAFAAIILFVPMFLEHPFVLMFDRYRRKVHYLVAKTWAFLTVAPFVKIEYEGLENLPATDTPAVYVSNHQSFLDIYALLTLGKCFKFISKTSVFLYPIIGWAMFLLGVIPLKRMDSKSQFDCLKQCMALIKKGASVFFFPEGTRSKDGKLGPFKKGAFSVAAKTGVPIVPISLIGTGEIMPPGFEGRLNPGSLKIIVHPSIVGNNPDTLCTEARNLIASGLN
- the LOC140862926 gene encoding 1-acyl-sn-glycerol-3-phosphate acyltransferase BAT2, chloroplastic-like isoform X4; translated protein: MELSLQFSRIHFPTVSSSPPHPSKRVHGFFVPSRSLGSGHGSCFGRIRLSKRPNQRFSSCLPHEARFDLRRTFHPPQSSLYDEPGSSIMCNGCACQRWDKLSRDVVVRSELAGTGSTQDMHAFSEIWSNSKVRGICFYAITAFAAIILFVPMFLEHPFVLMFDRYRRKVHYLVAKTWAFLTVAPFVKIEYEGLENLPATDTPAVYVSNHQSFLDIYALLTLGKCFKFISKTSVFLYPIIGWAMFLLGVIPLKRMDSKSQFDCLKQCMALIKKGASVFFFPEGTRSKDGKLGPFKKGAFSVAAKTGVPIVPISLIGTGEIMPPGFEGRLNPGSLKIIVHPSIVGNNPDTLCTEARNLIASGLN
- the LOC140862926 gene encoding 1-acyl-sn-glycerol-3-phosphate acyltransferase BAT2, chloroplastic-like isoform X3, translating into MELSLQLSRIHFPTVSSSPLHPSKRVHGFFAPSRSLGSGHGSCFGRIRLSKRPNQRFSSCLPHEARFDLRRTFHPPQSSLYDEPGSSIMCNGCACQRWDKLSRDVVVRSELAGTGSTQDMHAFSEIWSNSKVRGICFYAITAFAAIILFVPMFLEHPFVLMFDRYRRKVHYLVAKTWAFLTVAPFVKIEYEGLENLPATDTPAVYVSNHQSFLDIYALLTLGKCFKFISKTSVFLYPIIGWAMFLLGVIPLKRMDSKSQFDCLKQCMALIKKGASVFFFPEGTRSKDGKLGPFKKGAFSVAAKTGVPIVPISLIGTGEIMPPGFEGRLNPGSLKIIVHPSIVGNNPDTLCTEARNLIASGLN
- the LOC140862076 gene encoding putative late blight resistance protein homolog R1A-3, with the protein product MQNDRLSDTNSCIPTSLSFVYMPLHLSLSPMAVYAALLSLARSLHQILHFEKYKEKNVSLHEKVHFILTFLEDYSDKYSGAIALLGDEIRRAAYEAQDFMESYLCSISANYSSSEKMALDQDLNIAVERIHFIWEEVVKMKNRDAADQDLRSRTHSSPVDDHSSTVPKKMVVGFDDELDAIKEQLYEGPTKLQIIPIVGMGGIGKTTLARKAYEDSLLAQHFDVCAWVTVSSEYQRRGILLQLLLSFEKLSTHHDELSRASDAQLAKLVYQNLVGRRYLIVIDDIWSTKAWDDLKLNFPNDGSTSRILLTTRLSDIAIHAAGSSCTWFHQMNVLNEDQSWKLLKERIFGQESCPLQLMEIGKKIARNCRGLPLTIVVVAGLLLSSGNLTKEETWENISENISSKEPTIELQCSKILCLSYDQLPLRLKPCFLYIAAFPEDSQIDVSKLIKLWVAEGFLKPSDHSKCLEDVGESYLEDLVNRSLLLVSQKGPDGKLEIVGIHDMLRDICIKKADEERFLSLVSSKWNAIKEFLENRNRRLRIHCKHDFQEWMIPVSSIRSVLLFSDRYYTTRLFIYCRRLSILDAPEATWPNFSDIISTFVNLRYIAFRLDETSCPHGFPASISRLPNLETIIAHIFNIRRLRIPCEILEMPKLRHLITNAPVRLSFASNRSPVVLHQSDLQTLETVVNYRFTEEAIKLVVNLKKLKVVFATPKGGWDDLNLDNLFRLQNLQELQVSVSSNPSMTWNHAFPASLVKLTLNGIPLPWERMDIIGSLPNLQVLEVIDTPGADASEWTPVEGQFLRLKYFFSTLDYLVKWEVEKEHFPSLESLILKHALWIDEIPCGVGEMDSLQLIELQNCTESLVNSAKEIEQQHHENGNDSFQVRVVKVLF
- the LOC140862926 gene encoding 1-acyl-sn-glycerol-3-phosphate acyltransferase BAT2, chloroplastic-like isoform X2; this translates as MELSLQFSRIHFPTVSSSPPHPSKRVHGFFVPSRSLGSGHGSCFGRIRLSKRPNQRFSSNCCLPHEARFDLRRTFHPPQSSLYDEPGSSIMCNGCACQRWDKLSRDVVVRSELAGTGSTQDMHAFSEIWSNSKVRGICFYAITAFAAIILFVPMFLEHPFVLMFDRYRRKVHYLVAKTWAFLTVAPFVKIEYEGLENLPATDTPAVYVSNHQSFLDIYALLTLGKCFKFISKTSVFLYPIIGWAMFLLGVIPLKRMDSKSQFDCLKQCMALIKKGASVFFFPEGTRSKDGKLGPFKKGAFSVAAKTGVPIVPISLIGTGEIMPPGFEGRLNPGSLKIIVHPSIVGNNPDTLCTEARNLIASGLN